Within the Vicinamibacterales bacterium genome, the region GCGCAGCGCGACGCCCGCGTTGTCCCGGTGCTGGTGCGAATCGTCGAGGACAGCGACCCCTTCGGCGCCGATCACCCGATCGTGCTCGAGACGCTGGAGGCGATGGCGCAGGTCGGCGACGACCAGGCGGTGGCGGCGCTGGCCGGGCTGCTCCGCAAGAACAAGCTGCTGGCGCGCCGGCGGGTGAAGGCGGTCCGCGAGAAGTCGGTCGCCGCGCTGCGGGCGATCAAGACGCCAGGCGCGGCGCACGCGCTCGACGAGGCGGCGCGGAACGGCGATCGCATGCTGCGCCGGCTGGCGCGCACGGAGGGGTCGCAGTGGTGACGACCGCCGCCGGCGCGTCGGTGCACGACGATCTGGTGCGGCGGCTCGCCGCCGCGGTGCGCAGCGCGGCGCTCTATTCGCCGTCGCACCCGCTGGTGCAGCGCAGCCTCGATGCGCTCGCCGGCCTGTGCCAGTCGGCCACGCAGCCGACCGGCAGTGCCGTCATCGGCGTCGTTGGCGACGACGTGGTCGTCAACGGCGAGCGGCTGCCAAGGTCGGCAGCGCTCGCCGCCCTGGCGCGCGAGCTGCGCGAGCGCGAGATCGAGAAGATCACCCTGCAGCGCGGCGTCACCCGCGACGAGCTGCGCGTCTTCGTCGTCGAGCTGTCGCAACGGCAGGCCGCCGCGACGCTGCCGGCGCGGCTGCGGCAAGGCGGCGTGAGCCGCATCGTCATCGGCCGGCTGTCGCTCGACAGCGGCGACCCGCCGCCGGCCGGCATGGCGGCGGCACGCCGGGTCTACGGCACGGCGGTCGAGACCGCTGAGCAGCTCTGGCGGCAGGCCCGGGCGGGCGACAAGCCGGATCCGCACGCCGCCCGGACGATCATCGACAGCCTCGCCAAGCTCGTCGGCGGCGACCGCACCTCGCTTCTGGCGCTGACCGCACTCAAGAAGTACGACAACTACACGTTCACGCACATGGTGAACGTGTCGGTGCTGGCGATGGCGCTGGCGCGCTCGCTCAACCTCGAGGGGTCGCGGCTGCGCGAGTTCGGCTTCGCCGCCCTGATGCACGACATCGGCAAGGTGAACACGCCGCCGGAGGTGCTCAACAAGCCGGACACGCTGACCCGCGAGGAGTTCGCGATCATGCAGCGGCACGTCATCGACG harbors:
- a CDS encoding HD-GYP domain-containing protein, with protein sequence MTTAAGASVHDDLVRRLAAAVRSAALYSPSHPLVQRSLDALAGLCQSATQPTGSAVIGVVGDDVVVNGERLPRSAALAALARELREREIEKITLQRGVTRDELRVFVVELSQRQAAATLPARLRQGGVSRIVIGRLSLDSGDPPPAGMAAARRVYGTAVETAEQLWRQARAGDKPDPHAARTIIDSLAKLVGGDRTSLLALTALKKYDNYTFTHMVNVSVLAMALARSLNLEGSRLREFGFAALMHDIGKVNTPPEVLNKPDTLTREEFAIMQRHVIDGAHILRRTPEMPALAPIVAFEHHLRQDLSGYPTGIAARQLNLCTQIVSIVDVYDALRSNRVYRQGLPSDRIKSIMARKDDTSFHPKLLRRFINLIGLFPIGTVVRLQTEEIGVVTHEHPDDPFRPQVRVVRDRAGHAHESPILVNTWEPDGRGDYTWAVVEAVDPDVAGIDPLEYL